ATGCCGACACGGCGGCCCCGTACCCGCATGCAGTCTTCTGTCACCCCCTGCCAGATGGCCGGGAAGGTGATCGCGTGCTGGTGCGCAGAAAGCGTTGTGGTTTCGGTAGTGTCTGCCAGGGGGTTTTCAGGCTTATCTGCCAGACTGAACATCAGGCCGCGCAGAGGAACACGTTGCTGCGAACTGTACAGCCACGGCGTCAGGCGCGAGGCCCAGCGCTGGCTTCCCCCCTGCTCAAACTGCTGTGCCAGGCGTAACAGAAAATCGTAGCGCGGGTTTTCCGCAATCTGCGAAAGCCCCTGTTCACGCAACTGCGCCAGCAATTTATCGAACTGAGGAGCAATATCTTCCGGCATCGCGCGCAGTGGCAACGTCACGCCGACCGTCTGAGGCTTACGCCCCGCCTGCGACCAGGCGCTGTCGCACAACTGCCACAGATAAACCGGCGCGGAGTAGTGCAACGCATCGCCTGTTTTCTCAAGCCCGCGCAGATCGTTGTCGCTTATCTGCGGCGTGAGGTTCTGACCTTCAGCTATCACGCGAACAATCCCGTCAAGCGGGCGCCCACGGCGTAGCTTGCGGAGTGCCGAGTATTTTTCAGTATCAATTTCTGATGACAGACTTCCGCCGTATATCAGTACGGTACGGTCGCCTTCCAGCCACTGGCTGGTTCGCAGTCCTGGGATCAATTGTTCGATAGCGGCTTCATCACCTGTGACGAGCAGCAGGCGGACTTTGCGACGCCAGAAGAAACCGTAGCGACGGTTTAAATGAGCTTTTATCTGGGTTAAAGCGACAACCGCGGGAGAATGTTTGTCGTTTTTTAACTTGGGAACTTTTACGCTACTACCACCAGATGATATTTTTGCTTTGCGGTAAGCCTTTTTTCCGAACAGATAAGTTGAGATAAAAAAGGCAATAATAAATAGCAGCAATCCACCAGTCAGGACCATTGAGAGAAATAGCAATCTCTCTTGCCAGACAGAATCAGTGGAAATACCTAACTGAGCGGGATCGTTTCTGAGAATAAAGCATACAAGGATTCCCAAAAATAAAAAAACAAAAAAAATAAACCACAGCTGAAAGGTTGTGCTTTTAAGTCCTTGTATAATACGTTTCACTTTTTTCTCCCGACACGAAACGACTGAACACTGATTAATCAGTGACAGTGACAATCTGCAAACTGAAGGCAGTAAGAATTATAATTTTTTCTGGGATGCCGATACTTGGGGATGAATAACTAAACAGTAGAATGATGCATTCTTGTCTGAAATGCTCATAACCAGCTGAGGGTTTGGAACAATATCCATGTTTTTAGCAGCCAGAGCCACTGCAAGCCATGGAGAAGTCACACCCGTATGACCGCTTTTCATATCAATATCGACCAAATGTTTATCGCCTTCTGCTCGTGGAAATTTTAGAGTGCTACTGGCCAAAAGAGACTGAACCTTGCTTTCAACTCCCATGCCTGCCAGCCACACAGAAGCAATATCCTCGGCCTGGGTTTTACCCCACTGTAATGCCTGTGAAACCGATGTGGAAATCTCTGCAGCATCTCTGGCAATTTCTGGTCGATGAATATAAGCAACGGCTGAATCATTATCAGAGACATCTTCAGCAACTTGAAACAGTAATGCAACTGCAGCCTCTCCCTCACCATCCGATAATTCAGGTTGTAAATTGACAGACACTAGTAGTAAATCCGCAAAGGAATCAGGGGCATCTAACCAGTGATCGATATCCTTCAGGCCAAACTGTGATGAAATGTGAATTCTGGATGTGGAAAATAGATGCAAAATAAAGCTTTGAATGTATGCAAGTTCTTCCTTACTCAGAATATTTTCATACGCTATCTGCACCACAATGGTCAAAGTTCGATTAACATTACGTTGCTGAAGCGAATTCTGAATAGCTGACTCACTAAAAAGTTTATTCATTCTTTCAATGACGCGCTCGAAAAAGATCAACCCCTCATCATTAAAACGCGCCAGAAAACTTACAGCTTGTGTATTTTTATCTACAACAGCAGGCAGAGCTAATCCCTGTGGCACAAGAAACTGCTGTGAAAGTGTTGTAGATTCCACAACATGTGGCAACTGCACACCAACACCTAGCAGCAGCAGCGATCGCTGCCCACGTCGGATTTCATTAGCAATATCCTGCTTGCGCTCATGATCCCATCCTGAAGCAGGCCATTCGACCGCGAGATATATCAACCAACGAATCCCAAGAAAAACAGCCCAAATCACAAGCGGTGCAGTAATAAAACAGTGCCAGAACAAAGCCTCACGCACAACTTTCTGAGCGGGCCACAGCGACGAGGTAAGAAAACCGCCAAGCACTAAAAAAATAAGCAGTACCATCGACCAGCGTTTTAAAGAAGGTGGCCGGTTGCGAGTTGCGGGTTCCGGAATGCGTGACAAATCAACTGGCATTATTTACTCGTTGTGACGTTAGTAAGAGACGAAATGAGAGTGCATCCGCAAGAGCATTTGTAGCCATGAAAGGCAACGGGGATACCGTTGTCTTTCATCGTAGGGTGCCCTTCAACAATTTTTGACGGGCTGTGCCCTTGAATGGGGCAGCTCACTGGGTCATTTAGTCTCGCCACACCAATACCGGCGAACTTCATTTTGGTAGAGCCTGACAGTACCTGGCCGCCACCGGTGTTTTTATCACCAATTCTGACAATGCCTTTCATTTATCTACTCGCCCTTGTTTGTTGATTTGTTTTGCTTTGTCATATTGACGTTTTTTCCACAAAACAAAAAAATAAAGGAATGACAAACGGTGCAACAAAGATCATCCGACCTGGAGCATAAATAAACTCTGGAATAAGAAGCAGCATGGCTACGCATGACAACACAAACAAAATTCCGGATGAAGACTCCTTGCCAACGGTAATGTTGTAATTAGGTGAGTTAGCAAGCTGAAGTAGGTTCTCTGCTAATGACTTCAAAGATTCTTTGTCGCAATCATATTCAGTAGGGCCCTCACGCCCCAAAAAGTTCAAACATGTAAATTTAAAGCGTCTATCATTTGTAGTTATAGAAAAGGTATATACCTTCGACAGGTCATTAACATAAATTCTCTTAACATCTTTTATGTCTAAAAAGCCATAGCGTGATGAAGATATTTCTTTTTCGCTTACCGAAACTTGATCCCAAACACATTTAGACTTTATTAGTTTTTCATTCAATACAATTAAAGGACCTGTTGCAACAAAAGTAATCCCAATAGTTAAAAATACTGTCATTCCATTAATCGGCTTTCCGTCCGACAAATGCGATATAACGCCAAACCAAGCACCAGCAGCCATTATTAGCAAGGAAGAGAAAACCAATAAAAAAGAAATAACAATGTATTTTTTAGGCAAGTACCTATATTTATAAACCATCTTCAACCTTCTCCTAAAGCCAATTTCAACTCATTCATTTCCCTACTTGGCCATATTGGTCGCCCTCTCGCCTCATACTCTAGATGCTTTCTCTGAGATTCGAGATCTTCATTTTTGTTAATTGGAATTCTTCTCCACAAGCATTGCTCTAACCATTTTTGAATATTATCTTGACTAAAGACTGCCAAAACAATAGCCATTCCAATCAAAATAAGTGTAGCAATAACAGTACCTATTACAGGAAGAGCGTATAAAAGAGAAACCGCAAGCCATAGCCCTGATGCAGCAGAGAAACCGAATGCCCATGCTAATCCTGTATGCCCTTTTTGACTTTCATCATATGAATGGTAAAAATCGACAAATGCAGTAAAAACACCTGCAATAGCACCAAGCCGCGGGCCAACCTTGCCAATCCATGTTAAAAACTTACCAGACCGTAAGACACTTAACCTCGAAGCAGGGTTAGAAAATAACTTAAACTGCTTAATACCCGTTTCAACAATTCCTAAACCAGTGCTCAATGCGGCAGCAACTCCAATCCCAAAGCGAACATAAGCTTCATTCTGATCTGCCGTCAACGTTTTCCCTTTAAAATCCACCGTCCTCCAAATCGCAACGGTCTGCAGAATGCCGGAAACCACACCTAACGTAAACGGCATCCCCTGTCCGGCTTTGTTCATACCGCGCTGGACTGCGCTTTGCCAGTTGCTGAACTGCTCAGCTTCTACGTCACCCACGGTACGTAAAAGCTTGCTTAGGGCGGCACTTCTGGCTTTTGGCGGTAGCGCTTTCAATTCCTCAACCTTGTCCAGGTCGATCATAACCAGGAATTTTTTCATTTCACTCCCTTCCATTGGCAGCCCATCAATGCGTAGACGGCGTAACTCTTTACTGACATAAGTACGCAGGCGATCGGCATTTACTTTACCTGAAAGGCCACTGTCTTTTGCGAGCCGCCCAACAACTTCCCCCACAAACTGTTTATAACTGCCTGTTTTATCGTAGGTAACAATCGCTTTATTGGAGAATGCCCCCATCGATAACAGCACATAAAACATAGTTGGCGATTCAAGCGTCTCCTGCAATCCGGAGGTCAACGGCCCCGCCATCAGTGCGAAAAAGATCCCCATGACACCAGCAGACTGATCTTTCATACGGGTAATCGTTGTATTTACTGCATCCGCAACCGATGACCACGGAAGCGAAAGCATATCTACTGACCCCTGCACACCTTCTTCCAGCTTTGCAGCCAATTTTGATTGATTAAGAGACAGCGCGCGGGCCATCATATTCGTCACATCTGACGGTTTTCCGCTTAGCTGCATCTTAAAATACTGCGCTGCGCCTAACTTATCCTGCATTCCCGCAACACAATAATTAAGTGTCTGAACATAATCGATGCCACTGCTCAATTCTTCCGTATCAAAGTTATGCTGAAAGTACCCCTGGAAAAATTGACTTTTCATACAAGAGAGATACATATCTTCTCTTGGAGTGACAACTGAAGCGTTATAAGCATCGAGAATACTTTTGAACTTCGCCTGAAACTCTGCCACTTTCACTGGATCATAGTACTGCTCATAATCAGCCCATTTTGCAGCGACAACCTTTTTCATCTTCGCGTCGTTAATATGTGTGTACATATTGTCCGGCAACGGACCTGGTGTGTTAAATCCAAAAGGGCCATAAACAGCGGCCCGCTCTTCATTCTCACTTCGATCAAGAAAGTCGCGCTCAAATTGGCGAATCAGTGAAGTTTTCAACCCCGTAATTGCCGAGGAAAGGGCCAACTCTTGCTGATAATCACCTCTTTCGTAGATTTTTTTCTGCAACTCATAATTAAGCAGTAACGATATATCTTGCGCCGCAGCTACAGGATCTTGCAGCAGGATCATCGCCCCTTTACCTGAATAGAGTTTGTCGGCTGCCTGTATCAGATTCAGACCTTCCATCGGTTTCGCGGTCTTCCATGGTGCAGGCGACCATTCCTTCACTTTGCTGGCCGCTGCTTTACTGCTGTATTCCACGACCGTAGTACCCAATGCTGAAATTGCGATGACCTGCTCTGCTTTACCGCTGTTTATCCACGCATCCATGTCATGTTCACTGTCCCCGTTGTCACTCAGACCAAGTTTATGCCTGAGAAGTCCCGAAAGACAATCATCTGACCGGTAAGATATTTACTTAGCGTATTGAACGTAACAATCTGACACTGAGAACCCGGGGTAAACGTCAGGCTCGCCGGACCATATGCTTCTCACACCCCGTTAAGCTGTATGAGAAAATCATCGGTGCCATCATTGAAAAATACATGTTCGACTCATTGGAAGCATTACCGAAAAAACAACCAAACTGGCAAGCATAACAAAAATAAACATACGAGCAAGCGGGTGTCCTTATAGTTTTAATGCTTGGTTTGTTTTATAAAGATCGTTTATGGATGAGTTTTAGCATTAAACTCATGGTTATTCCCCCGTTTTCCATTCCGGATTTATTATCAAACGACTAATATTTGCGTACTTCATGGAATGTTCTCTTTTTTGATAAATTTCCGGTGTTGTTTTTTTAATTATCTCGCTACACTTACGATGCAATTCACCACCCATATCACCCAGCATAGGTTCAACATCCACATTAGGAATATCCCCATATTCTATATTTATCTTTTCAGGATCAATTGTGTAAGTTGCAGGTGCAATCGCCAACACTCCATTGGACTCAGTAAGCTTATTCATGAACTTATCACTGAATGCTGTAGAGTGGGGATAATTGTTCCCTGTGAGTTTCATCCCAATATTTACATATCTACGCAACCCATTTTCATCTTTAATATAATCATCCAGTTGTTTTTCAGTCATCGAGGAACGGAGTGATTCAGGTATATCCTGGAATGAGATATACGGGAGTGGACTTTTAACTTCTAATCTTGGCAATGAATTGGTTAGCATTGCCTGTAGTTTACAATATGCTGCCGGATGGATCTGACTGTATAAGTCTGTCTGGCCCGTTATACTTTTTTTTCGTGTATAGACTACAACTTCAGATTTTGACCAGTCAATATTTGTCGAAATGGTTCCCTTTTGCTGCATGTTCAATTTATTAAGTAATTTAAGCAACTCATTTTCATTTGCATCTTTACCATAATTTTCATCTGTGAAGGTGATGTTAATAGCTGTATTTTTTCATATTGCAGTTGCTTAACCTTTTTCAGCGTTGCCTCAATCCATTCTTTAGAATGCTTTTTATCACCTATAGTCACAAGAAAAGTCGTCGTTCCTCCTTCATTTTCAGATTCTGATACACTGATATTTTCATCATTAATGTTAACCTTTGCATCTAAAAATAATGAACGCATCAGGCCAGCATTGAGATCATTTGTTGCACCAGTCCACTCCCCTTTAATTTCGGCTTCTTTACAACCGGTTATAGAAAGGCAAAAAGCCAATGATAATATTTGTATCTTATTCACGTTCAAAACCTTGTTGATGTCATTGGAAATGCCACAGTGTAAACACACTCACTCCAGAAAAGATGTATTTCATTCTCTGCGTTCCCTGTTGAAGAATGCTTCTGACGCTTAAAACATTTTACTCGTCAGCAGACCTGTTTTTTATCTGCGTCTGGACTTTCGCTCTCAGGCGTTCAATAGCGACTGTCTGGCGCTGATGCAGCGCGGTGTATTCTTCCAGAGACTGGTTGGCCAGCACGTAGCGCCACAGGTGTTTTGGGTTGTCTTTCGCGCTGACGTTAATCGGGTCGTCCGGCGCCACCGCACAGTCGGCTTCCACTGCATCTGACCAGCGGGGAATTTTGCTGGTCCGCATGGCGATAAAGCGAGCGACGCTGCCCGGCAGCGTCAGCGGGAGCAGCAGCAGGGTCATCGGCCATTCCATTCGCGATTCCACCCGCATCATGTACTGCATACCAAACAGATAGCTTTCTTTTTTCTCCGTCACGGGCGGGCACAGCGCAATGATGTCCGCGAGGTCCGGCAGGCAGTCTTCCACTTCCATATAGCTGCGGACAAACGCCCAGTTTTTTACCAGCTCGCGCCGGGTACTGGAGAAACCCAGGCTGAAGGTGTCCAGCACCGTTTTACCATCGTCCGCCAGAATATGACCGTCGATACTCCACTCCGCCGAACTCCCAGGCCCGGCCCGCCCACGGGTGAAAAACACCTCTTTCCACGGCACGGAGAGTATTTTCCCGCCCACTTTAAAGACATGGACCATGCCGGTTTTGCGGTTAAGGCGAACGGGGTAATGGGTCCAGGCAAACCAGGATTTGAGCAGTAATTTTAGAAAAAACCAGCTAAAAAAGGCAGATAAAAAAATAGAAAAAACTAATGCAAACAATCCAAAAAAGTCATTTACAACATACGATGGGTCAAAAAACAAACATCCTATTCCAATAGCAAGTAGAAAAGGTGCCAATGATAAAGTAAAAGCAAATACATCCGGCATTCCTCTGTCACAATAGTACTTATCAACCAGTTCCAGATAGGTTGAGTTCATTTTTATAACAACGGCATCATCTAGCGCGACAGAATCTGAAGCCCCCATTCCCGTAAAATCTTGTCGAAGCTGATATTTAATCTCTTCATTAGTCAACGGCCGATTAATTTTAAACAGACTATACAATCCAGTGTAATTCATTATCTACGCTCCCGACTGGAGGGCATTTCCCAACTGTTCCATTTCAATGCGACTCGTAGGCCAAATATCAGGGATCGTTTTCTCTCCCACAGGAATTTTTCTCCAAAGACAGCTCATTAACCAGAGCTGAATATCATTTTTAATATTCAGGGCAAGATATATTGCGGAGCCTAACATCAATGCGACAGCAACAACAATCCAGAATGGAGACAACACAATACTGAAAATAACAGCAGCAGTAAGGATAAGGCCTCCGGCGGCTGAAAATATATATGCAATTCCAATATCAATATGCCCCTTTTTAAATTCCTCGTAAGCATTGATACCATCATATATTACCCCAACCAGCCCAACAGCCCCACCAAACCATTTCACAAATCGAATACCGCGCATCATCCATCTCTGGAAGTTGCCGCCCATCGCAACCCTGATTTGTGCATTCCAGCGAATGCGCTTGAAGTTAGTGAGCAGGCGCTCTACGGAGTCCGCCACCGAACCCGCGGCCATAAAAACACTGGCAGTGAACCGTGACGTCGCTTCAACGTTAAATTCTTTCGGTAAGCCACCATGAACCAGCGCGAAAATCTGAAAAACCCCTGACAGCACGCTGCCGGCAAAAGGGATCGCCTTCACGGTTGAGGCCGAAACGGTGGCAGGCGAACTGCCTTTCAACTGCGCCAGCTTGCTGTGGAAGGTGTTCGGGAAAATCGCGGCTTTCACTTCCTCCGCTGAACGCAGGGTCTTCGCCATCGCCATCGCCCCGGCCTTTCCGGTGGTGTTACTGACCTCGTTCACCGCCTGGATATCCGCCAGCACCGCAAATCTTGTGGTCTGCTGCCCTGTCATTGTCATCCTGCTGGCTTCAAGATGGCGCACTTCAATATCGACATAGTGGCGCAACTGGTCCAGCCCGCGACGACCGCTGATGCCGAACACCCTTGCCATTTCTTCGACCACGGCGGTCACAAAATGCTTTCTGTCCGCCGTCAGGGTGATGATGTTGAC
The DNA window shown above is from Citrobacter farmeri and carries:
- a CDS encoding PAAR domain-containing protein: MKGIVRIGDKNTGGGQVLSGSTKMKFAGIGVARLNDPVSCPIQGHSPSKIVEGHPTMKDNGIPVAFHGYKCSCGCTLISSLTNVTTSK
- a CDS encoding DUF6708 domain-containing protein, whose amino-acid sequence is MFALVFSIFLSAFFSWFFLKLLLKSWFAWTHYPVRLNRKTGMVHVFKVGGKILSVPWKEVFFTRGRAGPGSSAEWSIDGHILADDGKTVLDTFSLGFSSTRRELVKNWAFVRSYMEVEDCLPDLADIIALCPPVTEKKESYLFGMQYMMRVESRMEWPMTLLLLPLTLPGSVARFIAMRTSKIPRWSDAVEADCAVAPDDPINVSAKDNPKHLWRYVLANQSLEEYTALHQRQTVAIERLRAKVQTQIKNRSADE
- a CDS encoding T6SS effector BTH_I2691 family protein, which gives rise to MDAWINSGKAEQVIAISALGTTVVEYSSKAAASKVKEWSPAPWKTAKPMEGLNLIQAADKLYSGKGAMILLQDPVAAAQDISLLLNYELQKKIYERGDYQQELALSSAITGLKTSLIRQFERDFLDRSENEERAAVYGPFGFNTPGPLPDNMYTHINDAKMKKVVAAKWADYEQYYDPVKVAEFQAKFKSILDAYNASVVTPREDMYLSCMKSQFFQGYFQHNFDTEELSSGIDYVQTLNYCVAGMQDKLGAAQYFKMQLSGKPSDVTNMMARALSLNQSKLAAKLEEGVQGSVDMLSLPWSSVADAVNTTITRMKDQSAGVMGIFFALMAGPLTSGLQETLESPTMFYVLLSMGAFSNKAIVTYDKTGSYKQFVGEVVGRLAKDSGLSGKVNADRLRTYVSKELRRLRIDGLPMEGSEMKKFLVMIDLDKVEELKALPPKARSAALSKLLRTVGDVEAEQFSNWQSAVQRGMNKAGQGMPFTLGVVSGILQTVAIWRTVDFKGKTLTADQNEAYVRFGIGVAAALSTGLGIVETGIKQFKLFSNPASRLSVLRSGKFLTWIGKVGPRLGAIAGVFTAFVDFYHSYDESQKGHTGLAWAFGFSAASGLWLAVSLLYALPVIGTVIATLILIGMAIVLAVFSQDNIQKWLEQCLWRRIPINKNEDLESQRKHLEYEARGRPIWPSREMNELKLALGEG